The Ochrobactrum quorumnocens genome has a segment encoding these proteins:
- the galE gene encoding UDP-glucose 4-epimerase GalE: MTRPNILVTGGAGFIGSHTAKLLHKSGYSPVVYDNLSTGHRSCVRWGAFVEGDTLSLEQLLSAIRTYAPVAIVHFAASAYVGESITDPAKYYRNNVGGMQCVLEASRLLGTLPVIFSSSCATYGIPDTLPIREGEPQHPINPYGRTKLIAEQMLADYAGAYGISYAALRYFNACGADPDGELGEKHDPETHIIPRAMMAAAGKTGCLDIFGDDYDTPDGTCIRDYIHVSDLARAHVLALDHLLRGGDNLVLNLGSGHGTSIKEIVDAIARLTGQTVPIKVQNRRVGDPPALYADATEAAAKLGFRAFHSDLDTIIRTAAPFFGLELRP, encoded by the coding sequence ATGACCCGACCGAACATACTCGTTACTGGTGGCGCGGGCTTCATTGGCAGCCACACAGCCAAGCTTCTGCATAAAAGCGGATACTCGCCTGTTGTCTATGACAACCTGTCGACAGGACATCGATCGTGCGTGCGCTGGGGCGCATTTGTCGAGGGCGATACGCTTTCTTTGGAACAACTCTTGTCGGCAATCAGAACCTACGCGCCCGTTGCCATCGTGCATTTTGCGGCCTCCGCCTATGTCGGTGAATCGATCACAGACCCGGCAAAATACTATCGAAACAATGTGGGCGGCATGCAATGCGTCTTAGAAGCCAGCCGGCTCTTAGGAACTCTCCCAGTTATTTTCTCCTCAAGCTGTGCCACTTATGGCATTCCAGACACCTTGCCAATTCGGGAAGGCGAGCCACAACACCCAATTAATCCTTACGGACGTACAAAGCTGATCGCCGAGCAAATGCTAGCCGATTATGCGGGAGCCTACGGTATATCGTATGCGGCGCTGCGCTACTTTAACGCCTGTGGTGCCGATCCAGATGGTGAATTGGGCGAAAAGCACGACCCCGAAACCCATATTATTCCGCGCGCCATGATGGCCGCAGCAGGCAAAACAGGCTGCCTTGATATTTTCGGAGACGATTACGATACGCCTGATGGCACTTGTATTCGCGACTATATACATGTTTCGGATCTGGCGCGCGCGCACGTACTCGCCCTGGACCATCTTCTTCGTGGTGGCGATAACCTAGTGCTGAATCTGGGGTCCGGACACGGCACGTCCATAAAAGAAATCGTGGACGCTATCGCACGACTGACCGGCCAAACCGTACCGATTAAAGTGCAAAACCGCCGCGTCGGCGATCCACCGGCTCTTTATGCCGATGCTACTGAAGCTGCCGCGAAACTCGGTTTTCGCGCGTTTCATTCTGACCTCGACACAATCATCCGAACAGCCGCGCCGTTCTTCGGCCTGGAGTTGAGGCCATGA
- a CDS encoding UDP-glucuronic acid decarboxylase family protein, which yields MNFRSSGISTESMSTRRILVAGGAGFLGSHLCERLLIEGNFVICVDNFSTGRLENIRHLLRYDTFSFVRHDIVNPIDLPVDDIYNLACPASPPHYQADPVHTMKTSVIGSLNLLELAAHYQARIFQASTSEVYGDPQTHPQPEAYWGNVNSFGPRSCYDEGKRSAETLFYDFHKQYGVDIRIVRIFNTYGPRMRPDDGRVVSNFIVQALGREDITIYGDGSQTRSFCYVNDLIEGFGRLMNSQPALHTPVNLGNPGEFTIRELADQIIRLTGSPSRIIHRPLPTDDPRQRRPDITLAKRELGWEPQIALDEGLKQTIAYFERQLIRPSGELFEVTK from the coding sequence ATGAATTTCAGATCGTCGGGTATATCCACCGAAAGTATGTCAACGCGGCGTATCCTTGTAGCGGGCGGCGCGGGATTTCTGGGTTCACATCTTTGCGAACGTCTCCTCATCGAAGGAAACTTCGTCATCTGTGTCGACAATTTTTCGACTGGGCGTCTTGAGAATATTCGGCATCTTCTGAGGTACGACACATTCAGTTTTGTACGACATGATATCGTCAATCCCATCGACCTGCCAGTCGACGATATTTACAATCTGGCCTGCCCTGCCTCACCACCGCATTATCAAGCTGATCCCGTTCATACGATGAAAACGAGTGTGATCGGGTCGCTCAACCTTCTTGAGCTTGCGGCACACTATCAAGCGAGGATCTTTCAGGCTTCCACCTCAGAAGTATATGGCGATCCGCAAACACATCCACAACCAGAGGCCTATTGGGGCAATGTAAATTCATTCGGCCCCCGCTCCTGCTATGATGAGGGCAAGCGCTCAGCAGAAACATTGTTTTATGATTTTCACAAACAGTATGGCGTTGATATTCGCATTGTTCGCATCTTCAATACCTATGGCCCACGCATGCGGCCAGACGATGGGCGCGTTGTGTCGAACTTTATTGTTCAAGCACTCGGACGCGAAGATATCACCATTTATGGTGATGGTTCACAAACGCGTTCGTTCTGCTACGTCAACGACCTTATTGAAGGCTTCGGCCGGTTGATGAACAGCCAACCAGCGCTTCACACACCTGTCAATCTCGGCAACCCAGGAGAATTTACTATACGGGAACTCGCCGACCAGATTATCAGGTTGACTGGTTCGCCCTCCCGGATAATTCACCGCCCGTTGCCCACAGATGATCCACGCCAGCGACGTCCCGACATAACGCTCGCCAAGCGCGAACTTGGTTGGGAACCGCAGATCGCCCTTGATGAGGGCCTCAAACAGACCATTGCATATTTCGAACGCCAGCTGATCAGACCTTCAGGAGAACTCTTCGAGGTTACAAAATGA
- a CDS encoding glycosyltransferase family 2 protein produces MKERAIHIASDCSPIDSEPLLAPIFSGRKRVQYIIGIFLWALTIVYFWQWWFVSAVHNHLVGSVLVTALLAWITILPLYFITVFFHAARPTGPLRIPASSRVAMVVTKAPSEPFEVVAVTLHAMLAQDVPHDTWLADEDPLPSTLEWCRENRVFVSTRKGRADYHRQTWPRRTRCKEGNLAFFYDYYGYERYDFVSQLDADHVPEPGYLFNMLRPFADPHVGYVSAPSICDRNARESWSARGRLYVEASMHGSLQAGYNGDFAPVCIGSHYAVRTVALREIGGLGPELAEDHSTTLFMNAYGWRGVHALDAIAHGDGPRTFTDLVTQEFQWSRSLVMILLKYTPKLIGRLPLRLKIQFLFSQLWYPLYAFFLALTFALPIIILAYGDNFVSVTYPAFLMHFMPQSLVILALAFWWRSSETFRPVSGRIFSWEAMLFLLARWPWVLAGTFAAFRDWLTGSFVDFRVTPKGSSEVDPVPLRVIAPYAFISGFSILPVLFVDDVDQTRGFFVFAIVNACFYLFLMAMIIVQHNRENQVRMTSRLYRPALACSFTALIALTGFTTVERGRDGIEALSWGTKNFTVFDDRFSVAGAGVGGRDVHKTIFNPRWRTNPASEAN; encoded by the coding sequence ATGAAAGAGCGGGCCATTCATATTGCCTCTGACTGTAGCCCAATCGATAGCGAGCCATTGCTCGCTCCGATTTTTAGTGGTCGAAAGCGGGTGCAATACATAATCGGCATCTTCCTTTGGGCACTCACCATCGTTTATTTCTGGCAATGGTGGTTCGTCAGCGCTGTTCATAATCATCTAGTCGGTTCCGTTTTGGTGACGGCGCTGCTAGCGTGGATTACCATTCTGCCGCTTTACTTCATCACAGTCTTTTTCCATGCCGCACGTCCAACCGGGCCGCTTCGTATCCCGGCCTCAAGCCGTGTGGCAATGGTCGTCACCAAGGCGCCGTCCGAACCTTTCGAGGTGGTGGCTGTGACCCTGCACGCTATGCTTGCTCAGGATGTGCCGCATGACACTTGGCTCGCCGATGAAGACCCTTTGCCTTCGACACTGGAATGGTGCCGGGAAAATCGGGTATTCGTTTCCACACGCAAAGGCCGAGCCGACTATCATCGGCAAACCTGGCCTCGCCGCACGCGGTGCAAGGAAGGCAATCTCGCATTCTTTTATGATTACTATGGCTACGAACGCTATGATTTCGTGTCACAGCTTGATGCAGATCATGTGCCCGAGCCAGGTTATCTCTTTAATATGCTTCGGCCTTTCGCTGATCCTCATGTCGGCTATGTATCCGCACCAAGCATCTGCGACCGGAATGCGCGTGAAAGCTGGTCAGCGCGTGGACGTCTTTATGTGGAAGCCAGCATGCACGGCTCGCTACAGGCTGGTTACAATGGTGACTTTGCACCTGTCTGCATCGGTTCGCACTATGCGGTTCGTACGGTTGCACTCAGGGAGATTGGCGGACTTGGTCCTGAACTTGCCGAGGATCACTCCACCACGCTGTTCATGAATGCGTACGGCTGGCGAGGCGTACATGCACTCGATGCTATAGCCCATGGAGACGGTCCACGCACTTTTACCGATCTTGTAACGCAGGAGTTCCAGTGGTCACGCAGCCTCGTCATGATCTTGCTAAAATACACGCCGAAGCTCATTGGGCGACTGCCGCTGCGACTGAAAATACAATTCCTGTTTTCGCAGCTGTGGTACCCGCTCTATGCATTCTTTCTGGCTCTGACCTTTGCTTTGCCTATAATCATTTTAGCTTATGGCGATAATTTTGTCAGCGTTACCTATCCTGCATTTCTGATGCACTTCATGCCGCAGTCTCTGGTGATCTTGGCGCTTGCCTTCTGGTGGCGGTCGAGCGAGACATTCCGCCCGGTCAGTGGCAGGATTTTCAGCTGGGAAGCAATGCTATTTCTACTGGCCCGATGGCCATGGGTTTTGGCCGGAACCTTTGCTGCTTTCCGCGACTGGCTTACTGGCTCCTTTGTCGATTTTCGCGTCACACCAAAAGGCTCTTCTGAGGTCGATCCGGTGCCACTACGCGTGATCGCTCCGTATGCATTCATATCTGGTTTTTCCATCCTACCGGTCCTCTTCGTCGACGATGTCGATCAGACGCGAGGCTTTTTCGTCTTCGCCATCGTCAATGCATGTTTCTACCTGTTTTTGATGGCCATGATCATCGTCCAACATAATCGTGAAAACCAAGTACGTATGACAAGCCGCCTCTATAGACCGGCATTGGCATGCAGCTTCACGGCGCTCATCGCTCTGACTGGCTTTACCACAGTCGAACGAGGACGCGACGGCATAGAGGCTCTG